A single genomic interval of Homo sapiens chromosome 7, GRCh38.p14 Primary Assembly harbors:
- the PVRIG gene encoding transmembrane protein PVRIG isoform 1 (isoform 1 is encoded by transcript variant 1): MRTEAQVPALQPPEPGLEGAMGHRTLVLPWVLLTLCVTAGTPEVWVQVRMEATELSSFTIRCGFLGSGSISLVTVSWGGPNGAGGTTLAVLHPERGIRQWAPARQARWETQSSISLILEGSGASSPCANTTFCCKFASFPEGSWEACGSLPPSSDPGLSAPPTPAPILRADLAGILGVSGVLLFGCVYLLHLLRRHKHRPAPRLQPSRTSPQAPRARAWAPSQASQAALHVPYATINTSCRPATLDTAHPHGGPSWWASLPTHAAHRPQGPAAWASTPIPARGSFVSVENGLYAQAGERPPHTGPGLTLFPDPRGPRAMEGPLGVR, encoded by the exons ATGAGAACAGAGGCACAGGTGCCGGCCCTGCAGCCCCCAGAACCTGGACTGGAGGGGGCCATGGGGCACCGGACCCTGGTCCTGCCCTGGGTGCTGCTGACCTTGTGTGTCACTGCGG GGACCCCGGAGGTGTGGGTTCAAGTTCGGATGGAGGCCACCGAGCTCTCGTCCTTCACCATCCGTTGTGGGTTCCTGGGGTCTGGCTCCATCTCCCTGGTGACTGTGAGCTGGGGGGGCCCCAACGGTGCTGGGGGGACCACGCTGGCTGTGTTGCACCCAGAACGTGGCATCCGGCAATGGGCCCCTGCTCGCCAGGCCCGCTGGGAAACCCAGAGCAGCATCTCTCTCATCCTGGAAGGCTCTGGGGCCAGCAGCCCCTGCGCCAACACCACCTTCTGCTGCAAGTTTGCGTCCTTCCCTGAGGGCTCCTGGGAGGCCTGTGGGAGCCTCCCGCCCAGCTCAGACCCAG GGCTCTCTGCCCCGCCGACTCCTGCCCCCATTCTGCGGGCAGACCTGGCCGGGATCTTGGGGGTCTCAGGAGTCCTCCTCTTTGGCTGTGTCTACCTCCTTCATCTGCTGCGCCGACATAAGCACCG ccctgcccctagGCTCCAGCCGTCCCGCACCAGCCCCCAGGCACCGAGAGCACGAGCATGG GCACCAAGCCAGGCCTCCCAGGCTGCTCTTCACGTCCCTTATGCCACTATCAACACCAGCTGCCGCCCAGCTACTTTGGACACAGCTCACCCCCATGGGGGGCCGTCCTGGTGGGCGTCACTCCCCACCCACGCTGCACACCGGCCCCAGGGCCCTGCCGCCTGGGCCTCCACACCCATCCCTGCACGTGGCAGCTTTGTCTCTGTTGAGAATGGACTCTACGCTCAGGCAGGGGAGAGGCCTCCTCACACTGGTCCCGGCCTCACTCTTTTCCCTGACCCTCGGGGGCCCAGGGCCATGGAAGGACCCTTAGGAGTTCGATGA
- the PVRIG gene encoding transmembrane protein PVRIG isoform 2 precursor (isoform 2 precursor is encoded by transcript variant 2), whose translation MGHRTLVLPWVLLTLCVTAGTPEVWVQVRMEATELSSFTIRCGFLGSGSISLVTVSWGGPNGAGGTTLAVLHPERGIRQWAPARQARWETQSSISLILEGSGASSPCANTTFCCKFASFPEGSWEACGSLPPSSDPGVLLFGCVYLLHLLRRHKHRPAPRLQPSRTSPQAPRARAWAPSQASQAALHVPYATINTSCRPATLDTAHPHGGPSWWASLPTHAAHRPQGPAAWASTPIPARGSFVSVENGLYAQAGERPPHTGPGLTLFPDPRGPRAMEGPLGVR comes from the exons ATGGGGCACCGGACCCTGGTCCTGCCCTGGGTGCTGCTGACCTTGTGTGTCACTGCGG GGACCCCGGAGGTGTGGGTTCAAGTTCGGATGGAGGCCACCGAGCTCTCGTCCTTCACCATCCGTTGTGGGTTCCTGGGGTCTGGCTCCATCTCCCTGGTGACTGTGAGCTGGGGGGGCCCCAACGGTGCTGGGGGGACCACGCTGGCTGTGTTGCACCCAGAACGTGGCATCCGGCAATGGGCCCCTGCTCGCCAGGCCCGCTGGGAAACCCAGAGCAGCATCTCTCTCATCCTGGAAGGCTCTGGGGCCAGCAGCCCCTGCGCCAACACCACCTTCTGCTGCAAGTTTGCGTCCTTCCCTGAGGGCTCCTGGGAGGCCTGTGGGAGCCTCCCGCCCAGCTCAGACCCAG GAGTCCTCCTCTTTGGCTGTGTCTACCTCCTTCATCTGCTGCGCCGACATAAGCACCG ccctgcccctagGCTCCAGCCGTCCCGCACCAGCCCCCAGGCACCGAGAGCACGAGCATGG GCACCAAGCCAGGCCTCCCAGGCTGCTCTTCACGTCCCTTATGCCACTATCAACACCAGCTGCCGCCCAGCTACTTTGGACACAGCTCACCCCCATGGGGGGCCGTCCTGGTGGGCGTCACTCCCCACCCACGCTGCACACCGGCCCCAGGGCCCTGCCGCCTGGGCCTCCACACCCATCCCTGCACGTGGCAGCTTTGTCTCTGTTGAGAATGGACTCTACGCTCAGGCAGGGGAGAGGCCTCCTCACACTGGTCCCGGCCTCACTCTTTTCCCTGACCCTCGGGGGCCCAGGGCCATGGAAGGACCCTTAGGAGTTCGATGA
- the PVRIG gene encoding transmembrane protein PVRIG isoform 3 precursor (isoform 3 precursor is encoded by transcript variant 3) yields the protein MGHRTLVLPWVLLTLCVTAGTPEVWVQVRMEATELSSFTIRCGFLGSGSISLVTVSWGGPNGAGGTTLAVLHPERGIRQWAPARQARWETQSSISLILEGSGASSPCANTTFCCKFASFPEGSWEACGSLPPSSDPGLSAPPTPAPILRADLAGILGVSGVLLFGCVYLLHLLRRHKHRPAPRLQPSRTSPQAPRARAWAPSQASQAALHVPYATINTSCRPATLDTAHPHGGPSWWASLPTHAAHRPQGPAAWASTPIPARGSFVSVENGLYAQAGERPPHTGPGLTLFPDPRGPRAMEGPLGVR from the exons ATGGGGCACCGGACCCTGGTCCTGCCCTGGGTGCTGCTGACCTTGTGTGTCACTGCGG GGACCCCGGAGGTGTGGGTTCAAGTTCGGATGGAGGCCACCGAGCTCTCGTCCTTCACCATCCGTTGTGGGTTCCTGGGGTCTGGCTCCATCTCCCTGGTGACTGTGAGCTGGGGGGGCCCCAACGGTGCTGGGGGGACCACGCTGGCTGTGTTGCACCCAGAACGTGGCATCCGGCAATGGGCCCCTGCTCGCCAGGCCCGCTGGGAAACCCAGAGCAGCATCTCTCTCATCCTGGAAGGCTCTGGGGCCAGCAGCCCCTGCGCCAACACCACCTTCTGCTGCAAGTTTGCGTCCTTCCCTGAGGGCTCCTGGGAGGCCTGTGGGAGCCTCCCGCCCAGCTCAGACCCAG GGCTCTCTGCCCCGCCGACTCCTGCCCCCATTCTGCGGGCAGACCTGGCCGGGATCTTGGGGGTCTCAGGAGTCCTCCTCTTTGGCTGTGTCTACCTCCTTCATCTGCTGCGCCGACATAAGCACCG ccctgcccctagGCTCCAGCCGTCCCGCACCAGCCCCCAGGCACCGAGAGCACGAGCATGG GCACCAAGCCAGGCCTCCCAGGCTGCTCTTCACGTCCCTTATGCCACTATCAACACCAGCTGCCGCCCAGCTACTTTGGACACAGCTCACCCCCATGGGGGGCCGTCCTGGTGGGCGTCACTCCCCACCCACGCTGCACACCGGCCCCAGGGCCCTGCCGCCTGGGCCTCCACACCCATCCCTGCACGTGGCAGCTTTGTCTCTGTTGAGAATGGACTCTACGCTCAGGCAGGGGAGAGGCCTCCTCACACTGGTCCCGGCCTCACTCTTTTCCCTGACCCTCGGGGGCCCAGGGCCATGGAAGGACCCTTAGGAGTTCGATGA